From the Armatimonadota bacterium genome, one window contains:
- a CDS encoding alcohol dehydrogenase catalytic domain-containing protein, with the protein METMLAAVLHDFDDLRLEQVPIPRATEYGDVVVRIVSCGICATDYKAIRGIRRNVTFPSIQGHEPSGVVAEVGPGVTHVRVGDEVIVQPLGYCGRCAHCRSANTHYCERAFVLGGDGPDDVRPGAFAEYMLTTEGTLYHKPASISFDAAAITEPLAGAWKGVIRHSEMTIGDDVVVIGVGSIGLLCLMVAKAAGAARLIAVDTSDYALRNALDLGATHAVNPTKEDALARISEIIPDGPDLIVEAAGPIQAVQLMVDLRRRGTRWNVFGITTHEKFELDGGLTHFLEGRQDASFGTTSLAMMKAIRLMETGLVDTERIISHRFSLERIHEALEVMASPERNKIIINP; encoded by the coding sequence ATGGAGACTATGCTCGCCGCCGTTCTGCACGATTTCGATGACCTTCGACTCGAACAGGTACCGATTCCGCGCGCCACGGAATATGGCGATGTGGTCGTGCGAATCGTCTCGTGCGGGATATGTGCGACCGACTACAAGGCGATCAGGGGGATCCGGCGGAATGTGACGTTCCCCTCGATCCAGGGTCACGAGCCGAGCGGAGTCGTAGCGGAGGTAGGCCCTGGGGTCACGCACGTGAGGGTCGGCGACGAGGTGATCGTTCAGCCGCTCGGATACTGCGGGCGGTGCGCTCACTGCCGGTCGGCGAACACCCACTACTGCGAGCGTGCTTTCGTCCTCGGCGGCGACGGTCCGGACGACGTGCGGCCGGGCGCATTCGCGGAGTACATGCTCACGACGGAGGGCACGCTCTACCACAAGCCGGCGAGCATCTCCTTCGACGCCGCCGCGATCACCGAGCCGCTCGCGGGCGCGTGGAAGGGCGTCATCCGGCATAGCGAGATGACCATCGGCGACGATGTGGTTGTGATCGGCGTGGGAAGCATCGGGCTTCTGTGCCTGATGGTGGCGAAGGCCGCAGGGGCCGCCCGGCTGATCGCCGTCGATACGAGTGACTATGCGCTCCGAAACGCCCTCGACCTCGGCGCGACTCATGCCGTCAATCCCACTAAGGAGGATGCCCTCGCCCGAATCAGTGAGATCATCCCCGACGGGCCGGACCTGATCGTCGAGGCCGCCGGTCCGATCCAGGCAGTTCAGCTCATGGTCGATCTGCGCAGACGGGGCACGAGGTGGAACGTCTTCGGAATCACGACGCACGAGAAGTTCGAACTCGACGGCGGGCTGACTCACTTCCTCGAGGGTCGCCAGGACGCCAGCTTCGGGACGACCTCGCTCGCCATGATGAAGGCGATCCGGCTTATGGAGACCGGCCTCGTGGACACCGAGCGGATCATCTCCCACCGCTTTTCGCTCGAGCGCATCCACGAGGCCCTCGAGGTGATGGCATCCCCCGAGCGGAACAAGATCATCATCAACCCGTAG
- a CDS encoding sulfite exporter TauE/SafE family protein — protein sequence MSDLERYLLVGLIVFFTHFQEGVTGFGCTVLALPFVALLLGLKVAVPMLVMLAWILALFIVIAARKDIVWREYLRIIALAAPGLPVGLWVAHVLPEEGLKWVLAFFMVGIGVNGLIRQLMTSGKDGEISPRARLLLSAFIPIGGVIQGAFGSGGPLVVVYASRVLTDKSVFRVTLCLVWLTLNGTLIAQWAARSMITAETLKLAALCLPFTLTGMLLGNLAHHRINETAFRILVYSVLIASGGMLFWSLV from the coding sequence TTGTCTGACCTCGAACGCTACCTGCTCGTGGGCCTGATCGTCTTCTTCACGCACTTCCAGGAAGGCGTCACCGGCTTCGGATGCACCGTGCTCGCCCTGCCTTTCGTCGCTCTGCTCCTGGGGCTCAAGGTCGCCGTGCCGATGCTCGTGATGCTCGCGTGGATCCTGGCGCTGTTCATAGTGATCGCCGCCCGTAAGGACATCGTCTGGCGCGAGTACCTTCGCATCATCGCCCTGGCCGCCCCTGGTCTGCCTGTCGGGCTGTGGGTCGCGCACGTTCTGCCGGAGGAGGGGCTGAAGTGGGTGCTGGCGTTCTTCATGGTCGGCATCGGGGTAAACGGGCTGATCAGGCAGCTAATGACGTCCGGCAAGGACGGCGAGATCAGTCCGCGGGCGAGGCTTCTCCTGAGTGCGTTCATCCCGATCGGCGGAGTTATCCAGGGCGCTTTCGGCTCCGGCGGGCCTCTGGTGGTGGTGTATGCGAGCCGGGTGCTGACCGACAAGAGCGTCTTCCGCGTCACGCTCTGTCTAGTCTGGTTGACGCTGAACGGTACGCTGATAGCTCAGTGGGCGGCGCGCTCCATGATCACGGCTGAGACGCTCAAGCTCGCCGCGCTCTGCCTCCCGTTTACCCTCACCGGGATGCTGCTCGGCAACCTGGCGCACCATCGGATCAACGAGACCGCCTTCCGGATACTGGTCTACTCGGTGCTGATCGCGTCAGGCGGCATGCTTTTCTGGTCGCTGGTCTAA
- a CDS encoding ArgE/DapE family deacylase: protein MRAEVSSHVERMADEAADLLCRLMAIPSVTGEEAEAQKYLAEHLKGLGFDTRLIPILEGIEDDEDHTPVPGHKGYDGRGNVIVIIPGTGGGRSILLNSHMDTVPCDEGMFAPRIEDGVIYGRGACDAKGQCVTIILALQALRAAGVRLKGDVIAEFVIEEEAGGNGALSAILDGYRADAALILEPTGLRIAPSNRGAVWFKLEVEGKATHMGRWREGVNAIDETTAILDIMREYEKELVAGSHGDPLFPDPGGTVKVNLGTIRGGEWPSMVAPNCTVEGGIGFLPNKRLAEVRDEVRAAIEAGASEWAKEHYSLTFNRLHNEAYRTDPDHPMVKMLHASAERVLGPTEVFGMTASCDARLFYHRGGMPTVVFGPSDICYAHAECEQIAVSEMVAAAQVVTDFMMEWCGVE from the coding sequence ATGAGAGCCGAAGTATCCTCACACGTCGAGCGAATGGCCGACGAGGCCGCCGATCTCCTCTGCAGGCTCATGGCGATTCCAAGCGTCACTGGCGAGGAAGCCGAAGCACAGAAGTACCTCGCGGAGCACTTGAAGGGCCTGGGCTTCGACACACGGCTCATCCCGATCCTCGAAGGCATCGAGGACGATGAGGACCACACCCCCGTACCCGGCCACAAGGGCTACGACGGCCGGGGCAACGTCATCGTGATCATTCCCGGGACCGGCGGCGGGAGGAGCATCCTGCTGAACTCGCACATGGATACCGTTCCTTGCGACGAGGGCATGTTCGCCCCGCGCATCGAGGACGGCGTCATCTACGGCCGGGGTGCGTGCGACGCGAAGGGGCAATGCGTAACTATCATCCTGGCCCTGCAGGCGCTAAGGGCGGCGGGAGTACGGCTGAAGGGCGACGTGATCGCGGAGTTCGTGATCGAGGAGGAGGCCGGCGGAAACGGCGCCCTCTCCGCGATTCTCGACGGCTACCGCGCCGACGCCGCGCTGATACTCGAGCCGACGGGCTTGAGGATCGCCCCCTCGAACCGGGGCGCGGTCTGGTTCAAGCTCGAGGTAGAGGGCAAGGCGACTCACATGGGCCGATGGCGCGAGGGCGTCAACGCGATTGACGAGACGACGGCGATACTCGACATCATGCGGGAATACGAGAAGGAGCTTGTCGCGGGGTCTCACGGCGACCCGCTTTTCCCCGACCCGGGCGGCACGGTCAAGGTCAACCTCGGCACGATCCGCGGCGGCGAGTGGCCTTCGATGGTCGCGCCGAACTGCACGGTCGAGGGCGGGATCGGATTCCTGCCGAACAAGCGGCTCGCGGAGGTGCGAGACGAGGTCCGAGCGGCAATCGAGGCCGGCGCAAGCGAGTGGGCGAAGGAGCACTACTCCCTCACGTTCAACCGCCTGCACAACGAGGCGTACCGCACCGATCCCGATCACCCGATGGTGAAGATGCTCCACGCATCCGCCGAGCGGGTCCTCGGCCCGACCGAGGTCTTCGGGATGACCGCCTCGTGCGACGCGCGGCTCTTCTACCACCGCGGCGGGATGCCGACCGTCGTCTTCGGGCCGAGCGATATCTGCTACGCGCATGCGGAGTGCGAGCAGATCGCGGTTTCTGAGATGGTGGCCGCGGCGCAGGTGGTGACGGACTTCATGATGGAATGGTGCGGAGTGGAGTAG
- a CDS encoding RNA polymerase sigma factor: MAEIGPATIEALRKGEEQAYAAVVHELLAPVYRFLLRLSGDSGTAEDLAQETFLAVWHGIGSFQQRSRFKTWIFGIAYRQFLRHRDKRTVETVPLEEWHGLPDSSDKSDPSDLVLRTAEKEGIRQAVYSLPDQYRAVVCLVHFEGLTYREVAEISDLPIGTVKSRMNSAFKLLREKLGGNGVEGYEMREPESLPGQPTQLL; the protein is encoded by the coding sequence GTGGCAGAGATCGGTCCGGCGACAATCGAGGCTCTTCGTAAGGGCGAGGAGCAGGCCTACGCCGCAGTCGTGCACGAACTGCTCGCGCCTGTGTACAGATTCCTACTGCGCCTGTCCGGCGACTCGGGCACGGCAGAGGACCTGGCGCAGGAGACCTTCCTGGCCGTGTGGCATGGGATCGGCTCGTTCCAGCAGAGATCGCGGTTCAAGACATGGATCTTCGGAATCGCGTATCGCCAGTTCCTGCGGCATCGGGACAAGCGGACCGTCGAGACGGTTCCGCTGGAGGAATGGCATGGTCTGCCGGACTCGTCGGACAAGTCCGACCCGTCAGACCTGGTCTTGAGGACCGCCGAGAAGGAGGGAATCCGCCAGGCGGTCTACAGCCTGCCGGATCAGTATCGGGCGGTCGTCTGCCTCGTCCACTTCGAGGGACTGACGTACCGAGAAGTCGCGGAGATATCGGACCTACCGATCGGCACCGTGAAGTCGCGGATGAACAGCGCTTTCAAACTACTGCGCGAGAAGCTCGGGGGAAATGGGGTCGAAGGCTATGAAATGCGCGAACCTGAAAGCCTACCTGGACAACCAACTCAACTTCTATGA
- the lepB gene encoding signal peptidase I, translating to MSTPRTEYQSLFELHGKAGLKMAGASRSSGLQDRRRSRERGHIHLISLGAVLILSALSLRASPFRLGVVVGESMTPTLSPHKVFMLDRSFYEHATPTRGEIVVAEANGETCVKRVAAGPREDLWLLEYKGELSGYSEVVRPHDLTRTRSLVERYPRIGQLRRVTVPEGRVFLVGDAQNLSWDSRNYGTVPVSSIMGRVFPLTAKASRSLGAAPWRT from the coding sequence ATGTCAACCCCCCGGACCGAGTATCAGTCGCTTTTCGAACTACACGGAAAGGCAGGGTTGAAGATGGCCGGCGCTTCTCGTTCTTCCGGATTGCAGGACCGCAGACGCTCGCGCGAGCGCGGACACATTCATCTGATATCGTTGGGCGCCGTGTTGATCCTCTCTGCGCTCAGCCTCAGGGCATCCCCGTTCAGGCTCGGGGTGGTCGTCGGCGAGTCTATGACCCCGACTCTGTCGCCCCACAAAGTCTTCATGCTCGACAGGAGCTTCTACGAGCACGCGACTCCTACGCGGGGTGAGATCGTGGTCGCCGAAGCGAACGGTGAGACCTGCGTCAAGAGGGTTGCCGCCGGCCCCAGGGAGGACCTCTGGCTTCTGGAGTACAAGGGCGAGCTGTCCGGGTACTCGGAGGTCGTCAGGCCGCACGATCTGACACGGACACGGAGTCTGGTTGAGCGCTACCCGCGGATCGGTCAGTTGCGCCGCGTCACGGTGCCCGAGGGACGGGTATTCCTGGTTGGCGACGCGCAGAACCTCTCGTGGGACAGCCGGAACTACGGGACCGTGCCCGTTTCGTCCATCATGGGAAGGGTGTTTCCGCTGACCGCGAAGGCCTCGCGGTCGCTTGGGGCCGCTCCATGGCGTACATGA
- a CDS encoding RNA polymerase sigma factor, with translation MTDIDKRTIAGLLRGDDAAYLAVINALKHPVHRFALRLCRDSATAEDITQQTFLAVWQSIGSFRWRSKFSTWVFGIAYRQYLLLRRQREHSVETVPLEEWHQSDRSDVSDLSDLVAQNAERERIRRAVCALPDPYREVVCLVYLEGFTCREAAEVLDTPIGTVKSRINGALKILRERLGESEDQADEKRQPESSQA, from the coding sequence ATGACGGACATCGACAAGCGCACGATAGCGGGTCTTCTTCGAGGCGATGACGCCGCATACTTGGCGGTCATCAACGCTCTGAAGCACCCCGTCCACCGGTTCGCCCTGCGGCTCTGCCGGGACTCAGCCACGGCCGAGGACATCACGCAGCAGACGTTCCTCGCGGTGTGGCAGAGCATAGGATCGTTCCGATGGAGGTCGAAGTTCTCGACCTGGGTCTTCGGCATCGCATATCGCCAATACCTGCTGCTGAGGCGACAGCGCGAGCACTCGGTCGAGACCGTCCCGCTGGAGGAATGGCACCAGTCCGACAGGTCCGACGTGTCAGACCTGTCCGATTTGGTCGCACAGAACGCCGAGCGCGAACGAATCCGCCGAGCGGTGTGCGCCCTGCCGGACCCGTATCGAGAGGTCGTCTGCCTCGTCTATCTGGAGGGCTTCACGTGCCGTGAAGCCGCCGAGGTGCTCGATACTCCCATCGGGACCGTCAAGTCACGGATCAACGGCGCGCTCAAAATCCTGCGCGAAAGGCTCGGGGAAAGTGAGGATCAGGCTGATGAAAAGCGACAGCCCGAGAGTTCACAGGCATAA
- a CDS encoding DUF5615 family PIN-like protein: MRFLLDMGISPKVAGTLGSLGHEAVRCSEIGLSGASDLEILGYAESHGLILVSTDLDFADLTFACKEPCPGLVLLRLDNPSSEMMCSRLQIMLTALAEDEIAGSVVIIQHNKVRTRKL; the protein is encoded by the coding sequence ATGAGATTCCTCCTCGATATGGGAATCTCGCCCAAGGTCGCGGGCACTCTAGGATCGCTCGGCCATGAAGCAGTCCGGTGCTCTGAGATCGGCCTGTCTGGCGCATCTGACCTTGAGATACTCGGCTATGCAGAGTCTCATGGACTGATCCTCGTTTCCACTGACCTCGATTTCGCCGACCTTACGTTCGCCTGCAAAGAGCCATGTCCCGGTCTGGTGCTCTTGAGGCTTGACAACCCATCTTCCGAGATGATGTGCTCCCGCTTGCAGATCATGCTCACCGCGCTGGCTGAAGACGAGATTGCCGGCTCTGTCGTCATCATCCAGCATAACAAGGTGCGGACCCGCAAGCTATGA
- a CDS encoding (Fe-S)-binding protein: protein MYETLDELTYRCMKCGSCNAVCPVLRELGAESNSPRARVRLVRGLTRDEVELTPRYRDIIGKCLNCRACAEECPSGVAPNEVVLNARNQLVTERGLPLAKRLIFRHAMRARRMFPGGAKLIGLLQRATLINHRWSPARLALPLMGMKTDKKLPMFALKPFLERVPEVVEVPNRKARVAYFVGCAGNLILPEIGEAVVGLLTHHGVEVVIPKGQMCCGTPIFNSGDFTGASYFARQNLRAFEELDVDAIVTACGSCGLTWQKEWRETLGIEVPENISSRVYDISQFLTECLGISELEGAAEQDLLLTYHDPCHLARGMNVRTPPRQLLSSLPGVEYVEMADADRCCGGGGAFSIYYPDLSRDIGARKAENMVGAEANVIATGCPSCVMQLDEMLHYARSPRTVKHTACVLWDAVRKR from the coding sequence ATGTACGAGACGCTCGATGAACTGACCTACCGCTGCATGAAGTGCGGGAGCTGCAACGCGGTCTGCCCGGTACTGCGCGAACTCGGCGCGGAGAGCAACTCGCCGCGGGCGAGAGTGCGCCTGGTGCGCGGGCTGACCCGGGATGAGGTCGAACTGACGCCACGCTATCGGGATATCATCGGCAAGTGCCTCAACTGTCGAGCCTGCGCGGAGGAGTGCCCGAGCGGAGTGGCCCCGAATGAAGTCGTCCTGAACGCCCGCAACCAGCTCGTCACGGAGAGAGGCCTCCCCCTGGCAAAACGCCTGATCTTTCGCCACGCCATGCGTGCCCGGAGGATGTTTCCCGGCGGGGCGAAGCTGATCGGCCTGCTCCAGCGCGCGACCCTGATCAACCATCGCTGGAGCCCGGCGAGGCTCGCGCTCCCGCTGATGGGCATGAAGACTGACAAGAAGCTGCCGATGTTCGCACTCAAGCCGTTCCTCGAGCGCGTGCCGGAGGTCGTGGAGGTCCCGAACCGTAAGGCGAGGGTAGCCTACTTCGTCGGATGCGCGGGCAACCTGATACTGCCCGAGATCGGCGAGGCGGTCGTCGGCCTGCTGACCCATCACGGCGTCGAGGTCGTCATACCCAAGGGCCAGATGTGCTGCGGCACTCCGATCTTCAACTCCGGGGACTTCACCGGGGCGTCGTACTTCGCCCGGCAGAACCTGCGCGCCTTCGAAGAGCTGGATGTGGACGCAATCGTCACGGCCTGCGGGTCGTGCGGACTGACGTGGCAGAAGGAATGGCGGGAGACACTGGGGATCGAAGTGCCGGAAAACATATCGTCCAGGGTCTACGATATCTCGCAGTTCCTCACGGAGTGCCTGGGTATCAGCGAACTCGAGGGCGCGGCGGAGCAGGATCTTCTGCTCACGTACCACGACCCGTGCCACCTCGCGCGCGGCATGAACGTCCGCACGCCGCCGAGACAACTGCTCTCATCGCTGCCCGGCGTCGAGTACGTGGAGATGGCGGATGCGGACAGGTGCTGCGGAGGTGGCGGGGCGTTCAGCATCTACTACCCCGATCTGTCGAGGGACATCGGCGCGCGGAAGGCGGAGAACATGGTTGGGGCGGAGGCGAATGTCATCGCGACGGGCTGCCCGTCATGCGTGATGCAGCTCGACGAGATGCTCCACTATGCACGATCTCCGCGAACCGTGAAGCACACCGCCTGCGTGCTTTGGGACGCGGTCCGGAAGCGCTGA
- a CDS encoding FAD-binding protein: MTNSISTELEQIAGKANVLSEPEDLIAYGYDAQHVEHRPDAVVRPGKLDETSAVVSFACRENIPVIPRGAGTGLSGGSVAVAGGIVLDMSRMNRILNIDRENLLATVETGTVTADLNAAVQAVGLLYPPDPGSMKVSTIGGNVAENAGGLLAIKYGVTTDYVKQIEGVTATGEPFHAGAQTLKSVSGYDLVSLLCGSEGTLAVFTKIVVKLLPMPKSRRSMLASFADPESAARAVSGIISAGIMPATLEFMDNMTIRTVEDYKKLGLPVDAGALLLLEVDGARSQVEEEAEVCEIVLKRHGANDVQTASSSAQRDRIWEGRRAALASLARVRPTTILEDATVPRSNLADMVHEVNRIAREYNLTIGTFGHAGDGNLHPTILTDERDAEEMERVEKAVDEIFRVALGLGGTVSGEHGIGFTKARYLPLEMGKGSMQMMREIKKALDPKGILNPGKMFAD; the protein is encoded by the coding sequence ATGACGAACTCAATCAGCACGGAACTCGAACAGATCGCAGGAAAGGCAAACGTCCTGTCGGAGCCGGAAGACCTTATCGCCTACGGTTACGACGCCCAGCACGTCGAGCACCGGCCGGACGCGGTCGTCCGTCCGGGGAAACTCGACGAGACCTCTGCGGTCGTGTCGTTCGCATGCCGCGAGAACATCCCGGTCATCCCGCGAGGAGCCGGGACTGGACTGAGCGGCGGATCGGTCGCCGTCGCCGGCGGGATCGTGTTGGACATGAGCCGGATGAACCGCATCCTCAACATTGACCGCGAGAACCTGCTCGCGACGGTCGAGACCGGAACCGTGACTGCCGATCTGAACGCCGCGGTGCAGGCGGTCGGGCTCCTCTATCCGCCGGATCCGGGGAGCATGAAGGTCTCGACCATCGGCGGCAACGTCGCGGAGAACGCGGGCGGCCTGCTGGCGATCAAGTACGGCGTGACGACCGACTACGTGAAGCAGATCGAAGGGGTCACCGCGACCGGGGAGCCGTTCCACGCCGGGGCGCAGACACTCAAGTCGGTCTCCGGATACGACCTCGTGAGCCTGCTCTGCGGCTCGGAGGGTACTCTCGCGGTATTCACCAAGATCGTTGTCAAGCTGCTCCCCATGCCCAAGAGCCGCCGCTCGATGCTCGCGTCGTTTGCCGACCCGGAGAGCGCCGCGCGCGCGGTGTCAGGCATAATCAGCGCAGGGATCATGCCAGCCACGCTCGAGTTCATGGACAATATGACGATCCGCACGGTAGAGGACTACAAGAAGCTCGGGCTGCCGGTGGACGCAGGCGCCCTGCTGCTCCTGGAGGTTGACGGCGCGAGGTCGCAGGTCGAGGAGGAGGCGGAAGTCTGCGAGATAGTCCTGAAGCGGCACGGTGCTAACGACGTCCAGACGGCTTCGTCATCCGCACAGCGCGACCGGATATGGGAAGGCCGCCGCGCCGCACTGGCGTCCCTGGCGCGGGTGCGGCCGACCACGATCCTGGAAGACGCGACCGTTCCCCGGAGCAATCTGGCCGACATGGTCCATGAGGTGAACCGGATAGCCAGGGAGTACAACCTGACGATCGGCACGTTCGGCCACGCGGGCGACGGCAACTTGCATCCTACGATTCTGACCGACGAGCGGGACGCCGAGGAGATGGAACGGGTCGAGAAAGCGGTTGACGAGATCTTCCGTGTGGCGCTCGGACTCGGCGGGACGGTCTCAGGCGAGCACGGCATCGGCTTCACGAAGGCGCGCTACCTCCCGCTGGAGATGGGCAAGGGCTCAATGCAGATGATGCGCGAGATCAAGAAGGCGCTCGACCCGAAGGGGATCCTCAACCCCGGAAAGATGTTCGCGGACTGA
- a CDS encoding DUF433 domain-containing protein, which translates to MGTVNPMKLDRITVNPNVCFGKPCIRGLRIPVYLVVDLVAAGKSPVEIVDDYPELETEDIKQALEYAAELTREKVVSV; encoded by the coding sequence ATGGGAACGGTGAATCCGATGAAACTAGACCGAATCACAGTCAATCCGAATGTCTGCTTTGGGAAGCCTTGCATTCGTGGGCTGCGCATACCGGTATACTTGGTCGTTGATCTGGTTGCCGCCGGGAAGTCGCCCGTCGAGATAGTCGATGACTATCCGGAACTGGAGACTGAGGACATCAAGCAGGCTCTGGAGTACGCCGCCGAGCTTACCCGAGAGAAGGTCGTCTCGGTGTAA
- a CDS encoding HEAT repeat domain-containing protein: MYADIATAATRCAGATVDFDFRPAPYDAAENALRGVIASIQGTARRDLALKLLQEGRHDELSEFLQQERLSEEQRKEWGRVHPSFMGGEFLPPTSAGEVEIARLSLQSTLGDVVSFRARRTPKGWNYRVVDEYPEDEREYEISPEYTVQPLTLGELIRLMDGTVNSMWQGMGESGNFEWTSLVIPYLESQLIHGTSMEEFESLFSFAKVSSEFYPDLQWYYGAVTDRWCEARLVDLFALKTNKDVPALIADLHDWDREVSSAAARRLRTRPKKRVVQPLIGCLADGDWNVRCAAAELLGRIGAAEAADALIGALSDPDIIVRRAAADALGRIHVPEIPFLRALALGEWKQVAAAGGQAVPRLIAMLGHDCSDVRGGSANTLGEIRDADAVEPLIRSLRDADDGVRSSAAAALGRIGDCRAVGALIEALSGTCDLVRRGAASALGEIRDARAVEPLLQVLADGTDRLRTAAAEALESIGDTRAAEPLLAAAERMDPDGRWAVAQALNRLRDPHAVPLLIESLGHADRKVRLEAVEALEISGDDRAIEPLEALGAVEEDEEIQDAVAGALWTFGRE, encoded by the coding sequence ATGTACGCGGACATTGCCACCGCCGCCACGAGATGTGCCGGCGCAACCGTCGATTTCGATTTTCGGCCGGCACCGTACGACGCAGCCGAGAACGCGCTGCGAGGGGTGATCGCGTCGATCCAGGGAACCGCAAGGCGGGACCTTGCCCTGAAACTGCTGCAGGAAGGCCGGCACGACGAACTGAGCGAGTTTCTGCAACAGGAACGCCTGTCGGAGGAACAGCGCAAGGAATGGGGACGAGTACACCCGTCATTCATGGGAGGTGAGTTCCTGCCTCCGACGTCGGCCGGAGAGGTCGAGATCGCCCGGCTGTCGCTTCAATCCACGCTGGGCGACGTGGTCTCCTTCCGCGCGAGGCGCACACCCAAGGGCTGGAATTACCGGGTAGTCGATGAATACCCCGAGGACGAGCGCGAGTACGAGATATCGCCGGAGTACACTGTGCAGCCGCTGACCCTCGGCGAACTCATCAGGCTGATGGACGGCACAGTCAATTCCATGTGGCAGGGCATGGGGGAGTCGGGTAACTTCGAGTGGACCAGCCTGGTGATCCCTTATCTCGAATCTCAACTCATTCACGGCACCAGCATGGAGGAGTTCGAGAGCCTGTTCTCCTTCGCCAAGGTGTCGTCCGAGTTCTACCCGGACCTGCAGTGGTATTACGGTGCGGTCACCGACCGATGGTGTGAGGCGCGGCTGGTCGATCTATTCGCTCTGAAGACGAATAAGGATGTGCCGGCCCTGATCGCGGACCTGCACGATTGGGACAGGGAGGTGAGTTCGGCCGCTGCCAGGAGACTCCGCACCCGCCCGAAGAAACGTGTCGTCCAGCCGCTCATCGGCTGCCTGGCCGACGGAGACTGGAACGTCCGGTGCGCCGCGGCCGAACTGCTGGGCAGGATCGGCGCCGCCGAGGCCGCGGATGCCCTGATCGGGGCACTGAGCGATCCGGACATCATCGTCCGGCGAGCCGCCGCCGATGCGCTCGGCAGGATTCACGTCCCCGAGATTCCATTCTTGAGGGCACTGGCCCTCGGCGAGTGGAAGCAGGTTGCAGCGGCGGGCGGTCAGGCCGTGCCGCGGCTGATCGCCATGCTGGGGCACGACTGCAGCGACGTGCGCGGGGGTTCCGCTAACACACTGGGTGAGATCAGAGATGCAGATGCGGTGGAGCCACTCATCCGGTCGCTCAGGGACGCAGACGACGGCGTGAGGTCGAGCGCCGCGGCGGCTCTCGGCAGGATCGGAGACTGCCGCGCGGTCGGGGCGCTGATCGAGGCCCTGTCCGGCACATGCGATCTGGTGAGACGCGGCGCGGCATCGGCGCTCGGCGAGATCCGCGATGCACGGGCTGTGGAGCCGCTCCTTCAGGTTCTCGCCGATGGGACAGACCGTCTGCGAACTGCCGCCGCGGAAGCGCTGGAAAGTATCGGCGACACTCGAGCGGCGGAGCCGCTTCTCGCTGCGGCTGAAAGAATGGACCCAGACGGGCGATGGGCCGTCGCGCAGGCGTTGAATCGGCTGCGGGACCCGCACGCGGTGCCGCTGCTCATCGAATCACTCGGCCATGCAGACCGCAAGGTGCGCCTCGAAGCGGTAGAGGCGCTTGAAATCTCGGGCGACGATCGCGCGATCGAACCGCTTGAGGCGCTTGGGGCAGTTGAGGAAGACGAGGAGATCCAGGACGCTGTCGCAGGCGCGCTCTGGACGTTTGGCAGGGAGTAG
- a CDS encoding DUF4870 domain-containing protein has product MQNSPLDKDERLWAMLCHLLAFAGLVGIPFGNILGPLVAWLAKKDQYPLVDDQGKESLNFQISVTIYGVGLAVLAVLAVISIIGIFILLPAIVLVVGIWWVVEAVLIVMAAIKANEGERFRYPITIRFLQ; this is encoded by the coding sequence ATGCAGAACTCACCCCTGGACAAGGACGAGCGCCTGTGGGCGATGCTGTGCCACCTGCTGGCGTTTGCCGGGCTGGTCGGCATTCCGTTCGGCAATATCCTGGGGCCTCTCGTTGCGTGGCTCGCGAAAAAGGACCAGTATCCGCTTGTGGACGACCAGGGCAAGGAGTCGCTGAATTTCCAGATCAGTGTCACGATCTATGGCGTCGGCCTTGCGGTGCTGGCCGTGCTCGCGGTCATCTCGATCATCGGCATATTCATCCTGCTTCCCGCTATCGTGCTGGTCGTCGGGATCTGGTGGGTAGTCGAGGCGGTACTCATCGTGATGGCGGCGATCAAGGCCAACGAGGGGGAGCGCTTCCGCTATCCGATCACGATTCGCTTCCTTCAGTAG